One Acidicapsa ligni genomic region harbors:
- a CDS encoding glycoside hydrolase family 35 protein, with protein sequence MRLRAYSVLLAAALIAGITHQAAAQNIPASPVTIEGDHFVRNGKPYQILSGAIHYARVPRAYWRDRLQKARAMGLNTVETYVFWNLHEPQPGVFDFTGQNDIAAFVRIAQQEGLNVIVRPGPYVCAEWEAGGYPAWLFANPNIKVRTKDPKFLALADRYLARVGKELAPLQATHGGPIIAVQIENEYGSFGSDREYMEDIHQSLIRAGLGDSLFYTSDGVDELHNDAMPGILAVINFGPGEAKGEFAKLIKLRPDGPKMTGEYWDGWFDAWGDKQHVHTDSQQQANEIDWMLSQGYSFNLYMFHGGTSFGFMNGANLQADADGHYAPQTTSYDYDAALDEGGRPTKKFFLLRDIIQKHTGITPPPLPAPLPIAAVPEFQLKESASLWSNLPTSIESANPNPMESFGQAYGYILYRTELTQPKSGELKIDEPRDYAAVYINQKLVGTLDHRLKQTTLNLNLPSGHATLDILVENTGRVNYGPHLSDGRAGIVGSVTLAGQPLTGWKIFPLPMSDSGSIQHWSDTSVPGPAFHRGSFSLTTIADTYLDTSKLGKGFVWGNGHNLGRVWDIGPQKSLYLPAPWLKSGTNEVVVFDFTSLDNPALRGSPDPVWSQTAKE encoded by the coding sequence ATGAGGCTTCGCGCATACTCCGTACTTTTGGCTGCGGCACTGATTGCTGGCATCACCCATCAGGCCGCAGCGCAAAATATCCCGGCATCGCCCGTCACCATCGAGGGCGATCACTTCGTTCGCAACGGCAAGCCGTATCAGATCCTCTCCGGAGCGATCCACTACGCCCGCGTGCCACGCGCCTATTGGCGTGACCGCCTGCAAAAAGCCCGGGCGATGGGCCTCAACACCGTTGAGACCTATGTCTTCTGGAACCTGCACGAGCCCCAACCCGGCGTCTTCGACTTCACAGGTCAAAACGACATAGCAGCCTTTGTTCGCATCGCGCAGCAAGAGGGGCTGAACGTCATCGTGCGCCCCGGACCCTACGTCTGCGCAGAGTGGGAAGCAGGCGGATACCCCGCATGGCTCTTCGCCAACCCAAACATAAAAGTCCGAACCAAAGATCCCAAATTCCTCGCCCTGGCCGATCGCTATCTAGCCCGGGTTGGCAAAGAACTGGCCCCGCTCCAGGCCACGCACGGCGGCCCGATTATCGCTGTTCAGATTGAGAACGAATACGGCTCCTTCGGCAGCGATCGCGAATACATGGAAGACATCCATCAGTCGCTCATCCGCGCCGGACTTGGTGATTCCCTCTTCTACACCTCAGACGGCGTCGACGAGTTGCATAACGATGCCATGCCCGGCATTCTCGCCGTCATCAACTTCGGTCCCGGAGAAGCCAAAGGAGAGTTTGCCAAGCTCATCAAGCTCCGTCCCGACGGACCAAAGATGACCGGCGAGTACTGGGATGGCTGGTTCGACGCCTGGGGCGATAAACAACACGTACACACCGACTCCCAGCAGCAGGCCAACGAGATCGATTGGATGCTAAGCCAGGGCTACTCCTTTAACCTTTATATGTTTCACGGGGGCACCAGTTTCGGCTTCATGAATGGCGCCAACCTCCAGGCCGATGCAGACGGACATTACGCTCCACAAACCACCAGTTATGACTACGATGCCGCACTCGATGAAGGCGGTCGCCCCACAAAGAAATTCTTCCTCCTTCGCGACATAATCCAGAAACATACCGGCATCACTCCTCCGCCATTGCCTGCGCCTCTACCCATTGCCGCAGTGCCCGAGTTTCAGCTCAAAGAGTCAGCCAGTCTCTGGAGCAATCTGCCAACATCCATCGAATCTGCAAACCCAAACCCGATGGAAAGCTTTGGCCAGGCCTACGGATACATCCTCTACCGCACAGAACTGACGCAACCGAAATCCGGTGAGCTAAAGATTGACGAACCCCGTGACTACGCCGCTGTCTACATCAATCAGAAGCTAGTCGGCACCCTGGATCATCGGCTCAAGCAGACAACTCTCAACCTGAACCTGCCCTCAGGCCACGCCACGCTCGACATCCTTGTTGAAAACACAGGTCGCGTGAACTATGGTCCGCATCTTTCAGATGGCCGTGCAGGAATCGTCGGTTCAGTCACCCTCGCTGGCCAACCCCTCACCGGTTGGAAGATCTTTCCGCTGCCCATGTCCGATTCCGGCAGCATTCAACATTGGAGCGACACCTCCGTCCCGGGCCCTGCCTTTCATCGCGGCTCCTTCAGCCTCACGACCATCGCCGACACCTATCTGGATACCAGCAAATTAGGTAAAGGATTCGTCTGGGGCAACGGCCACAATCTCGGTCGCGTATGGGACATCGGACCTCAAAAATCGCTCTACCTACCCGCTCCCTGGCTCAAGTCCGGCACCAACGAAGTCGTGGTCTTCGACTTCACCAGTCTGGACAATCCAGCACTTCGTGGATCGCCAGATCCCGTCTGGTCGCAGACGGCAAAAGAGTAG
- a CDS encoding BlaI/MecI/CopY family transcriptional regulator translates to MPPKKSITLTEAELRLMKILWRRGESGVSDMVAAMPEGETLAYNSVLTTIRILEQKGYVQHRQEGRAFLYSTSVAEHEAGKSEVRHVLSRFFGNSRERLLLSLIGDDEITPEELQRLKEAIQNASEDPATGDPEQTPLDHVIPEHTVPKHAVQEKK, encoded by the coding sequence ATGCCACCTAAAAAGTCCATCACGTTGACAGAAGCCGAGTTAAGGCTAATGAAAATTCTCTGGCGTCGCGGCGAATCCGGCGTCAGCGATATGGTTGCTGCCATGCCCGAAGGAGAAACCCTCGCCTATAACTCCGTTCTAACCACGATCCGCATCCTCGAACAAAAAGGCTACGTCCAGCACCGTCAGGAAGGCCGGGCATTCCTCTACAGCACCAGCGTAGCGGAGCATGAAGCAGGCAAATCCGAAGTTCGCCACGTCCTCAGCCGCTTCTTCGGCAACTCCCGCGAACGCCTCCTGCTTTCTCTGATCGGCGACGACGAAATCACCCCGGAAGAACTGCAACGCCTCAAAGAAGCAATCCAGAATGCCTCGGAAGATCCCGCAACTGGCGACCCAGAGCAGACCCCACTGGATCATGTAATACCGGAGCACACAGTACCAAAGCACGCAGTACAGGAGAAGAAATAG
- a CDS encoding M56 family metallopeptidase has protein sequence MGHIEHMLFTSLPTLTQSAATILVATLWQGALLAAFVWICLKLAPRTTAALRFSIWSASFGVVVILPLLHLHRTSVSGVSPSGTAIANHPWFQLDARWSLLITALWAAASLYRAVDLTSHSIRLRRLWTNATPVPTSASQLSAIRQSKIGRQAQLCTTSDLDRPSVIGFFKPRILIPEWLFANLSQSELEQILLHEHQHLGRGDDWTNLLQKISLILFPVNPALLWIERRLCFEREMACDEGVIQITHAPRAYATCLTRLAEHRLQRHSEVLSLGTWHRRSELVHRVHSILASKQFLGPVAARALSITLIAGLAIGSLELSRCPQLIAFVPVANVHQRSIAQTFGNTPNPEAFHTVSARNSARPHLVELTATMPPRDTNSVINPRALRTTPRPFDAKQIIQKRAQLNIGIQQRSTQAHALTQPQAPTPNSLVAETNFPALPTDTTFAINETYSVQQESLVVFATWQEYTTHIPSSQTAHPSSRTGTQPIPKPVVFQVGPPNSSSPTFAAVPFRSGWLVIQL, from the coding sequence ATGGGACACATCGAACATATGCTATTTACATCCCTGCCAACACTGACCCAGAGCGCAGCTACCATTCTTGTAGCCACTCTATGGCAGGGCGCTCTTCTGGCCGCTTTCGTCTGGATCTGCCTCAAACTTGCTCCGCGCACAACGGCAGCCCTGCGCTTCAGCATCTGGAGCGCCTCTTTCGGGGTTGTAGTTATTCTTCCCCTGCTTCACCTTCATCGGACGTCAGTTTCCGGCGTATCTCCCTCCGGAACCGCCATAGCGAATCATCCCTGGTTTCAGCTCGATGCCCGTTGGAGCCTGCTGATTACCGCACTCTGGGCCGCAGCATCTCTCTATCGGGCCGTGGATTTGACCTCGCACAGCATTCGCCTTCGCAGATTATGGACGAACGCCACCCCCGTCCCAACCTCCGCATCGCAACTGTCTGCGATCAGGCAATCCAAAATCGGCAGACAGGCCCAACTATGCACCACATCGGATCTCGATCGGCCCAGCGTCATCGGCTTCTTCAAGCCACGAATCCTGATCCCCGAGTGGCTCTTCGCCAATTTATCCCAGTCCGAGCTCGAACAAATCCTCCTTCATGAACACCAGCATCTCGGTCGCGGTGACGATTGGACCAACCTTCTCCAAAAAATCAGCCTGATCTTGTTTCCGGTCAATCCCGCCCTGCTTTGGATCGAACGCCGCCTCTGCTTCGAGCGTGAGATGGCCTGTGATGAAGGCGTCATTCAGATTACCCACGCGCCCCGAGCCTACGCCACATGCCTCACGCGTCTCGCAGAGCATCGCTTGCAGCGTCACTCCGAAGTCCTCTCTCTAGGCACATGGCACCGCCGATCAGAGCTGGTCCACCGCGTTCACAGTATCCTGGCCAGCAAGCAATTCCTTGGCCCCGTGGCTGCACGTGCGCTTTCCATCACTCTGATTGCAGGGCTGGCGATCGGTTCGCTGGAACTCTCGCGTTGCCCGCAACTCATCGCCTTCGTGCCGGTTGCGAATGTACACCAACGTTCCATTGCACAAACATTCGGAAATACACCGAATCCCGAAGCTTTTCACACCGTCTCGGCACGTAATTCTGCAAGGCCTCATCTCGTGGAATTAACCGCAACCATGCCTCCCCGAGATACAAATTCAGTCATCAATCCTCGTGCGCTGAGAACCACCCCCAGGCCGTTCGATGCGAAGCAAATCATCCAAAAGCGTGCACAGCTCAACATCGGCATCCAACAGCGATCTACGCAAGCACACGCACTGACACAACCGCAGGCACCGACGCCAAACTCCTTGGTAGCAGAAACCAATTTCCCTGCTCTCCCCACCGACACAACCTTCGCGATCAATGAGACCTACTCAGTTCAGCAGGAAAGCCTGGTCGTCTTCGCAACCTGGCAGGAATACACCACACATATTCCCTCCTCTCAAACGGCGCATCCCTCTTCTCGTACAGGCACTCAGCCAATCCCCAAACCCGTAGTCTTTCAAGTCGGACCTCCAAATTCTTCCTCACCGACCTTTGCAGCCGTGCCCTTCCGCAGCGGCTGGCTCGTAATCCAACTCTAA
- a CDS encoding Do family serine endopeptidase encodes MTSPTNSLVAKAKKLAVPVGTAATLLLATAFFFGHNQVHAASTASPLDDHSVAALTALDDAVESVAARVTPAVVNVAVTSHGDSEAAANDDGQDSGIPPAFQWFFGPQGPQGHGQHGQRMQPPAQQLQHGIGSGIIISPDGYIVTNNHVIDGAVQIRVTLNDRRVLPAKLIGADKLTDLAVIKVDAKNLPNIPWGDSTKLRPGQTVLAFGSPFGYFQFSVTRGIVSAVNRPNPYRDDARKPGGFIQTDAAINPGNSGGALVDAHGELVGINTFIISDSGSFAGAGFAIPSQIARSTADALIKNGVVHHGYLGISMNDVTPENASFFNLPDTNGALVSQVSPDSPAVQAGLKGGDVLRSLNGSEIINSGALQVAVSQISPGTTIALGILRDGKPETIKLTVGEFHASTEEADASDSPAQHGGRLGLAVNDLTPDIRQQLNIPTQVNGVAVESVRPASPAEDAGLTPGDVILEVNRHPLQSADTFVSEVHSTPTGKDILLLVWSRGGATYRVIHPDSSSNNEKRNGM; translated from the coding sequence ATGACTTCACCAACTAATTCATTAGTCGCTAAGGCAAAGAAACTCGCAGTCCCCGTCGGCACTGCAGCAACTCTTCTTCTGGCTACAGCCTTTTTCTTTGGACACAATCAGGTGCATGCCGCCAGCACAGCATCGCCTTTGGATGACCACAGCGTAGCCGCTCTCACCGCGCTCGATGACGCTGTCGAATCCGTCGCAGCCCGCGTCACGCCCGCCGTCGTCAACGTCGCAGTCACCTCTCATGGAGACTCGGAAGCCGCTGCCAACGACGATGGCCAGGACTCCGGAATTCCACCGGCATTTCAATGGTTCTTCGGTCCTCAAGGCCCACAAGGACACGGCCAGCACGGTCAGCGTATGCAGCCTCCGGCGCAACAGTTGCAGCATGGCATCGGCAGCGGCATCATCATCTCCCCCGACGGGTACATCGTCACCAACAACCACGTGATCGACGGAGCCGTGCAGATTCGCGTCACCCTCAATGATCGTCGTGTTCTGCCTGCCAAACTCATCGGTGCGGATAAGCTCACCGATCTCGCCGTAATCAAGGTTGATGCCAAAAACCTTCCCAACATTCCCTGGGGAGACTCCACCAAGCTGCGCCCAGGTCAAACAGTTCTGGCATTCGGCAGCCCCTTTGGCTATTTCCAGTTCTCCGTCACACGTGGAATCGTAAGCGCAGTAAACCGTCCCAACCCCTACCGGGATGACGCCCGCAAGCCCGGCGGATTTATTCAAACGGACGCCGCCATCAATCCCGGCAACTCCGGTGGAGCGCTCGTCGATGCACACGGCGAGCTGGTCGGCATCAACACCTTCATCATCTCTGACAGCGGATCGTTCGCCGGTGCCGGATTCGCTATTCCATCCCAGATCGCTCGTTCCACAGCCGACGCTCTCATTAAGAATGGCGTTGTTCACCACGGCTACCTCGGCATCAGCATGAACGATGTCACCCCGGAAAACGCCAGCTTCTTCAACCTTCCCGATACCAACGGAGCACTCGTCAGCCAGGTGAGCCCAGACTCTCCAGCCGTACAGGCCGGCCTCAAGGGCGGCGATGTCTTGCGCAGTCTCAACGGCAGCGAAATCATAAACAGCGGTGCCCTTCAGGTTGCCGTAAGTCAGATCTCGCCCGGCACCACCATCGCTCTCGGCATCCTTCGCGATGGCAAACCAGAAACCATTAAGCTGACGGTCGGCGAATTTCATGCCAGCACTGAAGAAGCCGATGCATCCGATTCACCAGCACAGCATGGAGGCAGACTCGGCCTCGCCGTCAACGATCTAACCCCTGACATCCGTCAGCAGTTGAACATCCCCACGCAGGTCAACGGAGTTGCCGTAGAAAGCGTCCGCCCCGCAAGCCCTGCCGAAGATGCAGGTCTAACCCCCGGCGACGTGATTCTCGAAGTCAATCGCCATCCTCTTCAGTCTGCGGACACCTTCGTCAGCGAAGTACATTCCACGCCGACTGGCAAAGATATTCTGTTGCTGGTCTGGTCCAGAGGGGGCGCCACCTACCGCGTCATCCACCCGGACTCAAGTTCCAATAATGAAAAGCGAAACGGTATGTAA
- a CDS encoding low affinity iron permease family protein, with amino-acid sequence MSSATDGNAYVLDNASNRHSSRIYSDVEKARKVQALTVKNTVPIASNAPSNPPSIDRFAKFAAVASNWLGSKWAFAGAGLVIVIWALTGPLFHFSDTWQLVINTGTTIVTFLMVFLIQNTQNRDARAINLKLNELIRAIDKARDQMIDIENLTDIELDELQAKYEGIKAAWTQRNGNVNPD; translated from the coding sequence GTGTCATCTGCTACTGACGGGAATGCTTATGTTCTGGATAATGCATCCAACCGGCATAGCAGTCGGATTTATTCCGATGTCGAAAAGGCAAGAAAGGTACAAGCCCTGACCGTGAAAAACACCGTGCCAATAGCCTCTAACGCTCCTTCTAATCCTCCTTCTATCGACAGGTTCGCCAAGTTTGCGGCAGTTGCTTCTAACTGGCTTGGATCTAAGTGGGCATTTGCGGGAGCAGGTCTCGTAATTGTTATCTGGGCACTTACCGGGCCACTCTTTCACTTCAGCGATACGTGGCAGCTTGTGATCAATACCGGGACGACTATCGTTACTTTTTTAATGGTGTTCCTTATTCAAAACACGCAAAACCGCGATGCACGCGCTATCAATTTGAAGTTGAATGAATTGATACGTGCAATCGATAAAGCTCGTGATCAGATGATCGATATCGAAAATCTTACGGATATTGAGCTGGATGAATTGCAGGCAAAATATGAGGGGATCAAGGCGGCGTGGACTCAGCGGAATGGAAATGTAAATCCGGATTAA
- a CDS encoding ROK family protein has protein sequence MDFSIGVDLGGTNLRIAAYSPASGVLEVISLPTRLASGSLAVVDDLCDGVQALIARHSDEYELSGIGIGLPGPLELPAGRVHSPPNLPGWDQFEFRREVEARIGRHVAIDKDANLAALAEAGLGLGFEMGVSSLCMLTLGTGIGNGIVLDGKVYHGAMGMAGEAGHLTIDPDGPVCGCKNTGCLEVFASATGVVRMAREAISKGAEGLGRLHDIDGGQFSARTVAEAAKGGDVDAQRIFETVGRSIGIGLAELVNTLNLPLYVIGGGLVAAWELFAPFALKELRARSYVYRLTEPGSAVGSAFSFGGTQVLPAKLGTDAGLLGACLLGMNEI, from the coding sequence ATGGATTTCAGCATTGGGGTTGACCTTGGGGGGACAAACCTTCGAATAGCTGCGTACTCCCCTGCATCAGGGGTGCTTGAGGTGATCTCGCTGCCGACACGTCTGGCTTCGGGGAGCCTTGCTGTTGTTGACGATTTATGCGATGGCGTTCAGGCATTGATAGCACGGCATTCAGATGAATATGAGTTGTCGGGAATCGGAATTGGACTTCCAGGGCCGTTGGAACTGCCGGCTGGACGCGTTCACAGCCCACCGAATCTTCCGGGCTGGGATCAATTTGAATTTCGTCGCGAGGTAGAAGCACGGATTGGGCGACATGTGGCAATCGATAAAGACGCAAATCTGGCTGCGTTAGCGGAGGCTGGGCTGGGGCTTGGTTTCGAGATGGGTGTTTCTTCACTTTGTATGCTGACCCTGGGTACTGGGATAGGGAATGGCATTGTGCTTGATGGAAAGGTGTATCACGGTGCGATGGGTATGGCCGGTGAAGCTGGCCATTTGACAATCGATCCTGATGGACCGGTTTGTGGTTGCAAGAATACCGGATGCCTGGAGGTATTTGCATCGGCTACAGGGGTAGTGCGAATGGCAAGAGAGGCAATCTCAAAGGGTGCTGAGGGACTTGGGCGTCTGCACGATATTGATGGTGGGCAGTTCAGCGCACGAACAGTTGCTGAAGCTGCCAAAGGTGGCGACGTAGATGCACAGCGAATTTTCGAGACTGTGGGGCGATCTATTGGAATTGGGCTTGCGGAACTCGTGAATACTCTCAATCTGCCCTTGTATGTGATTGGTGGCGGATTAGTTGCAGCGTGGGAATTATTTGCTCCGTTTGCTCTCAAAGAGCTGCGAGCTCGGAGCTATGTATATCGGCTCACGGAGCCGGGAAGCGCTGTCGGAAGTGCGTTTTCTTTTGGAGGCACACAGGTGTTGCCTGCCAAGCTTGGCACGGATGCTGGTTTGCTCGGGGCCTGTTTGCTGGGGATGAACGAGATTTAA
- a CDS encoding LacI family DNA-binding transcriptional regulator — MTRFSNPPTLTDVARKAGVGTTTVSRVINGGERVSPETLSRVQAVIAELGFRPNQAARILKGNRAKTISLVIPSIADPFFAQCAEAVQVIARAQDSLLIVTVTNNDPRAEVENLETLVQHRTDGLLVVPANHQSRTLPALLQRMGVPVICLDRPLENAPFSSVVTKNFQAARDATKHLVDHGYKRILCLGGEANLYTIHERIRGYSRAMKDAKLVALIDMSAKDYKSTEQALEAHMGGTTPPDAILTLKNETTIDTFEVLQKFRISVPKQVALLGYDDFELASSLRPSITVVQQPISDLGRIAAEMLFAVMAQQPRGAGRSTEQVKLDTRLIVRSSCGCNPRGI, encoded by the coding sequence ATGACCAGATTTTCCAACCCGCCCACTTTGACCGATGTTGCGCGTAAAGCGGGTGTCGGGACGACGACTGTGTCGCGTGTTATTAACGGCGGCGAGCGGGTCAGTCCGGAGACTTTAAGCCGCGTACAGGCAGTGATCGCTGAACTGGGATTTCGCCCAAATCAGGCGGCTCGGATACTGAAGGGTAATCGGGCCAAGACGATCAGTCTTGTGATTCCAAGTATTGCGGATCCGTTTTTTGCGCAGTGTGCGGAGGCGGTGCAGGTGATCGCACGGGCCCAGGATTCTCTTCTGATTGTGACGGTCACGAATAACGATCCGAGAGCCGAGGTTGAGAATCTCGAAACGCTGGTGCAGCACCGGACAGATGGATTGTTGGTGGTGCCGGCGAACCATCAGAGTCGCACGCTTCCTGCTTTATTGCAGCGGATGGGCGTTCCGGTAATATGCCTGGATCGGCCATTGGAGAATGCTCCATTTTCGAGCGTGGTGACGAAGAACTTTCAGGCTGCGCGGGATGCTACGAAGCATCTTGTCGATCATGGTTATAAGCGAATCCTGTGCCTGGGTGGGGAAGCGAATCTGTATACGATCCATGAACGAATTCGCGGATATAGCCGGGCGATGAAGGACGCGAAGCTGGTGGCGCTTATCGATATGTCTGCGAAGGATTATAAGAGTACCGAGCAGGCGCTTGAGGCGCATATGGGTGGGACGACTCCCCCGGACGCGATTCTTACATTAAAGAATGAGACCACGATAGATACATTTGAGGTGCTTCAGAAGTTTCGTATCAGTGTGCCAAAACAAGTGGCTCTGCTTGGATACGATGACTTTGAACTAGCGTCGTCGTTGCGTCCATCGATCACGGTGGTGCAGCAACCGATTTCAGATCTGGGCAGGATTGCGGCGGAAATGCTGTTTGCCGTTATGGCACAGCAGCCGCGTGGAGCAGGCAGGAGCACGGAACAGGTAAAGCTCGATACACGCCTGATTGTGCGTAGTTCCTGCGGCTGTAATCCCAGGGGAATCTGA
- a CDS encoding M20 family metallopeptidase, producing the protein MMDGVGAEVRKLIRPLQADLKRLLQELVRTNSVASPPDGNETPAQQVLQVFFREHGVKSVLYDTAFIEKSGNALVRKNRRYRGRKNLHAHVSGTGRGKSLLLNGHMDTVPPGVSAWSRSPWSGQSGDGRIHGLGAFDMKGGVVANAAVLCALVRAGIRPSGDVLFESVVDEEWGGGGGTIAARLRSGSADACVISEGTQLEIYRATRGGFTVDLIVDAGDTSGYFSKSEVVSPAIAIGRLLGWVDRCAKRRARLKSTGAYKTFSDPVPVQVLAIEANGLGREIPLSVPSRATVRVYFQFLPEEDVDTVIDGIHADLVEFSKADKFFQKYPIQWVPLLGGPLYGHELALDHPLTRCMAESAGAVLQRKPVVTAAPYPCDAGLIHRDFGIPTLLFGPCGAGAHNVDEYVEFGSVLRTAEVLLAAALTWNG; encoded by the coding sequence ATGATGGATGGAGTTGGGGCGGAGGTGCGGAAGCTGATTCGGCCTTTGCAGGCAGATCTTAAACGGTTGTTGCAGGAGCTTGTTCGAACGAACAGTGTGGCGTCGCCACCGGACGGAAATGAGACTCCTGCGCAGCAAGTTTTGCAGGTTTTTTTTCGCGAGCATGGGGTGAAGTCTGTTCTGTATGACACAGCTTTCATTGAAAAATCCGGGAATGCGTTGGTGCGGAAGAACAGGCGCTATCGAGGCAGGAAAAACCTGCATGCTCATGTGAGTGGTACTGGGCGGGGAAAGAGCCTGCTGCTGAATGGGCATATGGATACGGTGCCTCCTGGAGTCTCTGCGTGGAGCCGATCCCCGTGGTCGGGTCAGTCTGGGGATGGAAGGATTCATGGATTAGGCGCCTTCGATATGAAGGGTGGGGTCGTAGCAAATGCAGCGGTGCTTTGTGCTTTGGTTCGCGCAGGGATACGACCGAGTGGAGATGTTTTATTTGAGTCGGTGGTCGATGAGGAATGGGGCGGCGGCGGCGGAACGATTGCTGCTCGCCTGCGATCAGGCTCTGCCGATGCGTGCGTGATCTCTGAGGGTACGCAACTCGAGATTTACCGGGCCACGCGTGGAGGGTTTACTGTCGACCTGATTGTAGATGCGGGAGATACTTCGGGCTACTTTTCCAAGTCTGAAGTCGTAAGTCCTGCGATAGCCATTGGGCGTTTGCTGGGTTGGGTAGATCGTTGCGCAAAGCGGCGTGCCAGGCTCAAATCTACCGGGGCGTATAAGACTTTTTCCGATCCTGTTCCTGTCCAGGTATTGGCGATCGAGGCGAATGGGCTGGGTCGGGAGATTCCTTTGAGTGTGCCGTCAAGGGCTACGGTTCGCGTCTATTTCCAGTTTTTGCCGGAGGAAGATGTGGATACTGTGATCGATGGAATTCATGCCGATCTGGTCGAGTTTTCAAAGGCAGATAAATTCTTTCAGAAGTATCCGATTCAATGGGTGCCCCTGCTTGGCGGGCCTTTGTATGGGCACGAGCTTGCATTGGATCATCCGTTGACTCGTTGTATGGCGGAGAGCGCAGGTGCGGTATTGCAGAGGAAGCCGGTCGTTACAGCGGCTCCGTATCCATGCGATGCCGGGTTGATTCACCGCGATTTTGGGATTCCAACGCTTTTGTTTGGTCCGTGCGGTGCCGGTGCTCATAATGTGGATGAGTATGTGGAGTTCGGCTCGGTGTTGAGGACGGCAGAGGTCTTACTGGCAGCAGCGCTTACGTGGAATGGTTGA
- a CDS encoding KdsC family phosphatase, which produces MSNTTPASSVSPEVLARARKIKLFLMDVDGTITDGGVCLISSTSASGDGSSTVSEMKVFNAQDGQGLSLAHTMGIQTGFITGRRSPAVAKRAEELKVRFVYLGQAKKMQAFEECMKQAGVTEDEVAYMGDDLPDIPLAMRAGLAVCVADGVPELKAVSHYITVRTGGRGTAREVIELILKAQGRWEEAVPLALA; this is translated from the coding sequence ATGTCGAACACCACTCCCGCATCGTCTGTATCTCCAGAAGTACTGGCCCGCGCCCGAAAGATCAAACTCTTCCTCATGGATGTAGATGGAACGATCACCGACGGCGGCGTCTGCCTCATCTCCTCGACCTCGGCAAGCGGTGACGGCAGCTCAACCGTTTCAGAGATGAAGGTCTTCAATGCACAAGATGGTCAGGGGCTGTCTCTTGCGCATACGATGGGCATTCAAACCGGCTTCATCACAGGCCGCCGCTCTCCAGCCGTTGCCAAACGCGCCGAAGAACTCAAGGTCCGTTTTGTATACCTGGGTCAGGCTAAAAAGATGCAGGCCTTTGAAGAGTGCATGAAACAAGCCGGCGTAACCGAAGACGAAGTCGCTTACATGGGGGACGATCTCCCTGACATTCCTCTCGCCATGCGCGCAGGCCTGGCAGTCTGCGTTGCTGACGGTGTACCCGAATTAAAAGCTGTATCGCATTACATCACCGTGCGAACAGGTGGTCGCGGAACCGCCCGCGAAGTAATAGAACTCATCCTGAAAGCCCAAGGTCGCTGGGAAGAAGCCGTACCTCTCGCCTTGGCATAG